A genomic window from Exiguobacterium acetylicum DSM 20416 includes:
- a CDS encoding ThiF family adenylyltransferase — MLHQFSRNELAIGKTGLDALASKSVAILGIGGVGSFSAEALARSGVGRLILVDKDDIDITNVNRQIHALLPTVGQPKVDAMAERLALINPDLEIVRLKMFYNEETFESFFEQQPDYVIDASDTVSFKIHLIQECKKRNIPIISSMGMANKMDPTRIKIVDIKDTSYDPLAKVIRTKLRKAGIHKGVPVVFSDEPPVKIIEEVRQVVGNDAAAIRKAKMPPSSNAFVPSVGGLIAASYVINEIVREAGVTIERVR; from the coding sequence ATGTTACATCAATTTTCGCGTAATGAACTAGCAATCGGTAAAACTGGACTTGACGCATTGGCATCCAAGTCTGTCGCTATTCTGGGAATCGGTGGTGTTGGATCGTTCTCAGCAGAAGCACTTGCCCGCAGTGGCGTAGGTCGTTTGATTCTCGTCGATAAGGATGATATCGACATCACAAACGTCAACCGACAAATCCATGCTTTGCTTCCGACGGTTGGTCAACCGAAGGTCGATGCGATGGCAGAGCGTCTTGCGTTAATCAATCCGGATCTTGAAATCGTTCGTTTGAAGATGTTCTACAACGAAGAGACATTCGAGTCGTTCTTCGAACAGCAACCGGATTATGTCATCGATGCATCGGACACGGTCTCGTTCAAAATTCACTTGATTCAGGAATGTAAGAAACGCAACATTCCGATCATCTCAAGCATGGGGATGGCGAACAAGATGGATCCGACACGCATCAAGATCGTTGACATCAAAGATACAAGTTATGATCCATTGGCGAAGGTCATTCGGACGAAACTCCGGAAAGCCGGTATTCATAAGGGTGTTCCTGTCGTCTTCTCCGATGAACCGCCTGTTAAGATCATCGAAGAAGTCCGTCAAGTCGTCGGAAATGATGCGGCTGCAATTCGTAAGGCAAAGATGCCGCCAAGTTCAAATGCGTTCGTTCCATCAGTTGGTGGATTGATCGCAGCGAGCTACGTCATCAACGAGATCGTCCGTGAAGCCGGCGTGACGATCGAACGCGTTCGTTAA
- a CDS encoding FAD-binding domain-containing protein produces MYFELLWRDFFHLTMRETGSRLFRSSGLQEGQYTWKTDQLAVERWIEGKTGVPFVDAFMNEIRETGWMSNRGRQIVASYLIHELKQDWRIGARYFEQQLVDYDVASNYGNWAFIAGVGNATRTPRFDPAFQQQRYDPNQHFTKRWT; encoded by the coding sequence TTGTATTTCGAATTGTTATGGCGTGACTTCTTCCATTTGACGATGCGTGAGACCGGAAGCCGTCTGTTCCGGTCGAGTGGATTACAAGAAGGTCAATACACTTGGAAGACGGACCAGCTAGCTGTCGAACGTTGGATAGAAGGAAAAACCGGTGTGCCATTCGTCGATGCCTTCATGAACGAGATTCGCGAGACAGGGTGGATGTCGAATCGCGGAAGGCAAATCGTTGCCAGTTATCTGATTCATGAATTAAAGCAGGACTGGCGTATCGGAGCGCGGTATTTCGAACAGCAGTTGGTCGACTATGATGTCGCTTCGAACTATGGAAACTGGGCGTTCATCGCGGGTGTCGGGAATGCGACACGCACACCACGATTCGATCCCGCATTCCAACAACAAAGATATGATCCGAATCAACACTTCACGAAACGTTGGACCTGA